The Siniperca chuatsi isolate FFG_IHB_CAS linkage group LG9, ASM2008510v1, whole genome shotgun sequence genome includes a region encoding these proteins:
- the pou2f2a gene encoding POU domain, class 2, transcription factor 2 isoform X12, with the protein MFVPLPVPFVFQRTAPDLNAWRLKSPLAPRSNSDIRMSKALEVEKVGADSPLEGTDSERNGPESNHQNKMEECGEMSPALSHGPTPSQTALQHTQLMLTGSQLAGDIQQLLQLQQLVLVPGHPLPSPAQFLLPQAQQGQQGLLSTPNLIPLPQQNQGSLLSAPTRMGLQAQRDKSMEVSGGGGMTTVSSVTSHPEEPSDLEELEQFARTFKQRRIKLGFTQGDVGLAMGKLYGNDFSQTTISRFEALNLSFKNMCKLKPLLEKWLNDAETMSIDSTLPSPSSLSSSSLGFDGVPGRRRKKRTSIETNVRVALERAFMTNQKPTSEEILLIAEQLNMEKEVIRVWFCNRRQKEKRINPSSATPPLPSQPPTAPPTHKQPCYSPHMMSSQLSQAVTSLSTTVTTMSPVCPLTSSLTSTHPSLSSAPSPVTPPPPPRSTASPATPSHSTLNLNTGLWRMGKKNGDVSNYITDFAANLRNTVMGVNTGMNQALLGNNPLATIQALAASGGQLPLSSLEGGSKVMLGASGCQGGGLPSSLFLNHPALLHMGQNPGAGLISAAIAKASQPSPFPLASSISPTPCSPSPCSSPASSCSSSEMAHSPPSLGGAKIE; encoded by the exons ATATCAGGATGTCAAAGGCACTAGAGGTGGAGAAAGTAGGGGCTGACTCACCATTGGAGGGCACAG ATTCAGAGCGGAATGGACCTGAATCAAATCACCAG AATAAGATGGAGGAGTGTGGTGAGATGTCCCCGGCCCTCTCTCACGGCCCGACCCCCTCACAGACGGCCCTGCAACATACACAGCTCATGCTTACCGGCTCCCAACTAGCAGGG GACATCCAGCAGTTGCTGCAGCTTCAGCAGTTGGTGTTGGTGCCCGGCCACCCGCTCCCATCTCCTGCCCAGTTCCTCCTCCCACAGGCACAGCAGGGCCAGCAAG GACTCCTATCGACACCAAATCTTATTCCGCTACCTCAGCAAAACCAAGGGAGCCTGCTGTCCGCTCCAACTAGAATGGGACTCCAAGCACAG CGAGATAAGAGTATGGAGGTGAGCGGTGGTGGAGGCATGACCACAGTGTCCTCAGTGACCTCTCACCCCGAAGAGCCCAGTGACCTGGAGGAACTGGAACAATTTGCCCGCACTTTCAAACAGAGACGCATCAAACTGGGCTTCACACAG GGAGATGTTGGCTTGGCCATGGGGAAGCTGTATGGCAATGACTTCAGTCAGACCACAATCTCCCGCTTTGAAGCCCTCAACCTGAGCTTTAAGAACATGTGCAAGCTGAAGCCACTGCTGGAGAAGTGGCTCAATGATGCAG AGACCATGTCCATAGACAGTACCCTGCCCAGCCCCAgctccctgtcctcctcctctctgggcTTCGACGGCGTTCCTGGTCGCCGCAGAAAGAAGAGAACCAGCATTGAGACAAATGTACGTGTGGCCCTGGAACGCGCATTCATGACG AACCAGAAGCCTACCTCAGAAGAGATCCTGCTGATCGCCGAGCAGCTCAATATGGAGAAGGAGGTGATCCGGGTCTGGTTCTGCAACCGCCGGCAGAAAGAGAAACGCATCAATCCCTCCAGTGCCACCCCTCCCCTGCCCAGCCAGCCCCCCACTGCCCCGCCAACGCACAAACAGCCCTGCTACAGCCCTCACATG ATGTCTAGCCAGCTGTCCCAGGCCGTGACCAGTCTCAGCACAACAGTGACCACCATGTCCCCTGTCTGCCCTCTGACTTCCAGCCTCACCTCCACCCACCCCTCCCTCAGCTCCGCACCCTCCCCAgtgactcctcctcctcccccccgcAGCACAGCCAGCCCAGCCACTCCCAGCCACAGCACACTCAACCTTAACACAGG CTTATGGCGTATGGGTAAAAAGAACGGTGACGTGTCTAACTACATCACCGATTTTGCTGCAAACTTGAG GAACACTGTGATGGGAGTTAACACAGGGATGAACCAAGCCCTCCTAGGTAACAATCCCTTGGCCACTAtccaag cCCTAGCAGCCAGTGGTGGCCAGCTGCCTCTTTCCAGTCTTGAGGGGGGCAGTAAGGTGATGCTGGGGGCCTCTGGGTGCCAGGGAGGGggcctcccctcctccctcttcctcaaCCACCCCGCCCTCCTCCACATGGGCCAGAACCCCGGCGCTGGACTGATCAGCGCCGCCATAGCCAAAGCCTCCCAGCCCTCCCCCTTCCCCTTGGCCAGCAGCATCAGCCCCACcccctgctccccctccccctgCTCCAGCCCCgcctcttcctgctcctccaGCGAAATGGCACACAGCCCGCCCTCTCTGGGCGGAGCCAAGATTGAGTGA
- the pou2f2a gene encoding POU domain, class 2, transcription factor 2 isoform X5: MFVPLPVPFVFQRTAPDLNAWRLKSPLAPRSNSDIRMSKALEVEKVGADSPLEGTDSERNGPESNHQAQSMKVNPFPLSPTLSSSKNKMEECGEMSPALSHGPTPSQTALQHTQLMLTGSQLAGLTALLPAQQQLLLQQAQAQLLAAAVQQSSAAHAAHAAHAAAQANQQAQAAAAANQQAQQQQTGQTGQQAQSQSQRQGQSTQEQTAQSVPVPPPPPQLTLSQPIQLTAQDIQQLLQLQQLVLVPGHPLPSPAQFLLPQAQQGQQGLLSTPNLIPLPQQNQGSLLSAPTRMGLQAQRDKSMEVSGGGGMTTVSSVTSHPEEPSDLEELEQFARTFKQRRIKLGFTQGDVGLAMGKLYGNDFSQTTISRFEALNLSFKNMCKLKPLLEKWLNDAETMSIDSTLPSPSSLSSSSLGFDGVPGRRRKKRTSIETNVRVALERAFMTNQKPTSEEILLIAEQLNMEKEVIRVWFCNRRQKEKRINPSSATPPLPSQPPTAPPTHKQPCYSPHMMSSQLSQAVTSLSTTVTTMSPVCPLTSSLTSTHPSLSSAPSPVTPPPPPRSTASPATPSHSTLNLNTGNTVMGVNTGMNQALLGNNPLATIQALAASGGQLPLSSLEGGSKVMLGASGCQGGGLPSSLFLNHPALLHMGQNPGAGLISAAIAKASQPSPFPLASSISPTPCSPSPCSSPASSCSSSEMAHSPPSLGGAKIE, encoded by the exons ATATCAGGATGTCAAAGGCACTAGAGGTGGAGAAAGTAGGGGCTGACTCACCATTGGAGGGCACAG ATTCAGAGCGGAATGGACCTGAATCAAATCACCAG GCTCAGTCAATGAAAGTCAATCCCTTTCCTCTTTCACCAACCCTGAGCAGCAGCAAA AATAAGATGGAGGAGTGTGGTGAGATGTCCCCGGCCCTCTCTCACGGCCCGACCCCCTCACAGACGGCCCTGCAACATACACAGCTCATGCTTACCGGCTCCCAACTAGCAGGG TTGACAGCTCTGTtgccagcacagcagcagttGTTGCTGCAGCAGGCTCAGGCGCAGCTCCTGGCTGCAGCTGTGCAGCAGTCCAGTGCAGCCCACGCCGCTCATGCTGCCCACGCAGCCGCCCAAGCCAATCAGCAAGCTCAGGCAGCCGCAGCAGCGAATCAGCaagcccagcagcagcagacggGACAAACAGGGCAGCAGGCCCAGTCGCAGTcccagagacagggacagagcacacaggaacagacagCCCAAAGTGTTCCTgtcccacctcctccaccccagCTCACCCTCTCCCAGCCAATCCAGCTCACCGCCCAG GACATCCAGCAGTTGCTGCAGCTTCAGCAGTTGGTGTTGGTGCCCGGCCACCCGCTCCCATCTCCTGCCCAGTTCCTCCTCCCACAGGCACAGCAGGGCCAGCAAG GACTCCTATCGACACCAAATCTTATTCCGCTACCTCAGCAAAACCAAGGGAGCCTGCTGTCCGCTCCAACTAGAATGGGACTCCAAGCACAG CGAGATAAGAGTATGGAGGTGAGCGGTGGTGGAGGCATGACCACAGTGTCCTCAGTGACCTCTCACCCCGAAGAGCCCAGTGACCTGGAGGAACTGGAACAATTTGCCCGCACTTTCAAACAGAGACGCATCAAACTGGGCTTCACACAG GGAGATGTTGGCTTGGCCATGGGGAAGCTGTATGGCAATGACTTCAGTCAGACCACAATCTCCCGCTTTGAAGCCCTCAACCTGAGCTTTAAGAACATGTGCAAGCTGAAGCCACTGCTGGAGAAGTGGCTCAATGATGCAG AGACCATGTCCATAGACAGTACCCTGCCCAGCCCCAgctccctgtcctcctcctctctgggcTTCGACGGCGTTCCTGGTCGCCGCAGAAAGAAGAGAACCAGCATTGAGACAAATGTACGTGTGGCCCTGGAACGCGCATTCATGACG AACCAGAAGCCTACCTCAGAAGAGATCCTGCTGATCGCCGAGCAGCTCAATATGGAGAAGGAGGTGATCCGGGTCTGGTTCTGCAACCGCCGGCAGAAAGAGAAACGCATCAATCCCTCCAGTGCCACCCCTCCCCTGCCCAGCCAGCCCCCCACTGCCCCGCCAACGCACAAACAGCCCTGCTACAGCCCTCACATG ATGTCTAGCCAGCTGTCCCAGGCCGTGACCAGTCTCAGCACAACAGTGACCACCATGTCCCCTGTCTGCCCTCTGACTTCCAGCCTCACCTCCACCCACCCCTCCCTCAGCTCCGCACCCTCCCCAgtgactcctcctcctcccccccgcAGCACAGCCAGCCCAGCCACTCCCAGCCACAGCACACTCAACCTTAACACAGG GAACACTGTGATGGGAGTTAACACAGGGATGAACCAAGCCCTCCTAGGTAACAATCCCTTGGCCACTAtccaag cCCTAGCAGCCAGTGGTGGCCAGCTGCCTCTTTCCAGTCTTGAGGGGGGCAGTAAGGTGATGCTGGGGGCCTCTGGGTGCCAGGGAGGGggcctcccctcctccctcttcctcaaCCACCCCGCCCTCCTCCACATGGGCCAGAACCCCGGCGCTGGACTGATCAGCGCCGCCATAGCCAAAGCCTCCCAGCCCTCCCCCTTCCCCTTGGCCAGCAGCATCAGCCCCACcccctgctccccctccccctgCTCCAGCCCCgcctcttcctgctcctccaGCGAAATGGCACACAGCCCGCCCTCTCTGGGCGGAGCCAAGATTGAGTGA
- the pou2f2a gene encoding POU domain, class 2, transcription factor 2 isoform X8, translating to MAGMETFTDGSTDIRMSKALEVEKVGADSPLEGTDSERNGPESNHQNKMEECGEMSPALSHGPTPSQTALQHTQLMLTGSQLAGLTALLPAQQQLLLQQAQAQLLAAAVQQSSAAHAAHAAHAAAQANQQAQAAAAANQQAQQQQTGQTGQQAQSQSQRQGQSTQEQTAQSVPVPPPPPQLTLSQPIQLTAQDIQQLLQLQQLVLVPGHPLPSPAQFLLPQAQQGQQGLLSTPNLIPLPQQNQGSLLSAPTRMGLQAQRDKSMEVSGGGGMTTVSSVTSHPEEPSDLEELEQFARTFKQRRIKLGFTQGDVGLAMGKLYGNDFSQTTISRFEALNLSFKNMCKLKPLLEKWLNDAETMSIDSTLPSPSSLSSSSLGFDGVPGRRRKKRTSIETNVRVALERAFMTNQKPTSEEILLIAEQLNMEKEVIRVWFCNRRQKEKRINPSSATPPLPSQPPTAPPTHKQPCYSPHMMSSQLSQAVTSLSTTVTTMSPVCPLTSSLTSTHPSLSSAPSPVTPPPPPRSTASPATPSHSTLNLNTGLWRMGKKNGDVSNYITDFAANLRNTVMGVNTGMNQALLGNNPLATIQALAASGGQLPLSSLEGGSKVMLGASGCQGGGLPSSLFLNHPALLHMGQNPGAGLISAAIAKASQPSPFPLASSISPTPCSPSPCSSPASSCSSSEMAHSPPSLGGAKIE from the exons ATATCAGGATGTCAAAGGCACTAGAGGTGGAGAAAGTAGGGGCTGACTCACCATTGGAGGGCACAG ATTCAGAGCGGAATGGACCTGAATCAAATCACCAG AATAAGATGGAGGAGTGTGGTGAGATGTCCCCGGCCCTCTCTCACGGCCCGACCCCCTCACAGACGGCCCTGCAACATACACAGCTCATGCTTACCGGCTCCCAACTAGCAGGG TTGACAGCTCTGTtgccagcacagcagcagttGTTGCTGCAGCAGGCTCAGGCGCAGCTCCTGGCTGCAGCTGTGCAGCAGTCCAGTGCAGCCCACGCCGCTCATGCTGCCCACGCAGCCGCCCAAGCCAATCAGCAAGCTCAGGCAGCCGCAGCAGCGAATCAGCaagcccagcagcagcagacggGACAAACAGGGCAGCAGGCCCAGTCGCAGTcccagagacagggacagagcacacaggaacagacagCCCAAAGTGTTCCTgtcccacctcctccaccccagCTCACCCTCTCCCAGCCAATCCAGCTCACCGCCCAG GACATCCAGCAGTTGCTGCAGCTTCAGCAGTTGGTGTTGGTGCCCGGCCACCCGCTCCCATCTCCTGCCCAGTTCCTCCTCCCACAGGCACAGCAGGGCCAGCAAG GACTCCTATCGACACCAAATCTTATTCCGCTACCTCAGCAAAACCAAGGGAGCCTGCTGTCCGCTCCAACTAGAATGGGACTCCAAGCACAG CGAGATAAGAGTATGGAGGTGAGCGGTGGTGGAGGCATGACCACAGTGTCCTCAGTGACCTCTCACCCCGAAGAGCCCAGTGACCTGGAGGAACTGGAACAATTTGCCCGCACTTTCAAACAGAGACGCATCAAACTGGGCTTCACACAG GGAGATGTTGGCTTGGCCATGGGGAAGCTGTATGGCAATGACTTCAGTCAGACCACAATCTCCCGCTTTGAAGCCCTCAACCTGAGCTTTAAGAACATGTGCAAGCTGAAGCCACTGCTGGAGAAGTGGCTCAATGATGCAG AGACCATGTCCATAGACAGTACCCTGCCCAGCCCCAgctccctgtcctcctcctctctgggcTTCGACGGCGTTCCTGGTCGCCGCAGAAAGAAGAGAACCAGCATTGAGACAAATGTACGTGTGGCCCTGGAACGCGCATTCATGACG AACCAGAAGCCTACCTCAGAAGAGATCCTGCTGATCGCCGAGCAGCTCAATATGGAGAAGGAGGTGATCCGGGTCTGGTTCTGCAACCGCCGGCAGAAAGAGAAACGCATCAATCCCTCCAGTGCCACCCCTCCCCTGCCCAGCCAGCCCCCCACTGCCCCGCCAACGCACAAACAGCCCTGCTACAGCCCTCACATG ATGTCTAGCCAGCTGTCCCAGGCCGTGACCAGTCTCAGCACAACAGTGACCACCATGTCCCCTGTCTGCCCTCTGACTTCCAGCCTCACCTCCACCCACCCCTCCCTCAGCTCCGCACCCTCCCCAgtgactcctcctcctcccccccgcAGCACAGCCAGCCCAGCCACTCCCAGCCACAGCACACTCAACCTTAACACAGG CTTATGGCGTATGGGTAAAAAGAACGGTGACGTGTCTAACTACATCACCGATTTTGCTGCAAACTTGAG GAACACTGTGATGGGAGTTAACACAGGGATGAACCAAGCCCTCCTAGGTAACAATCCCTTGGCCACTAtccaag cCCTAGCAGCCAGTGGTGGCCAGCTGCCTCTTTCCAGTCTTGAGGGGGGCAGTAAGGTGATGCTGGGGGCCTCTGGGTGCCAGGGAGGGggcctcccctcctccctcttcctcaaCCACCCCGCCCTCCTCCACATGGGCCAGAACCCCGGCGCTGGACTGATCAGCGCCGCCATAGCCAAAGCCTCCCAGCCCTCCCCCTTCCCCTTGGCCAGCAGCATCAGCCCCACcccctgctccccctccccctgCTCCAGCCCCgcctcttcctgctcctccaGCGAAATGGCACACAGCCCGCCCTCTCTGGGCGGAGCCAAGATTGAGTGA
- the pou2f2a gene encoding POU domain, class 2, transcription factor 2 isoform X4, whose product MFVPLPVPFVFQRTAPDLNAWRLKSPLAPRSNSDIRMSKALEVEKVGADSPLEGTDSERNGPESNHQNKMEECGEMSPALSHGPTPSQTALQHTQLMLTGSQLAGLTALLPAQQQLLLQQAQAQLLAAAVQQSSAAHAAHAAHAAAQANQQAQAAAAANQQAQQQQTGQTGQQAQSQSQRQGQSTQEQTAQSVPVPPPPPQLTLSQPIQLTAQDIQQLLQLQQLVLVPGHPLPSPAQFLLPQAQQGQQGLLSTPNLIPLPQQNQGSLLSAPTRMGLQAQRDKSMEVSGGGGMTTVSSVTSHPEEPSDLEELEQFARTFKQRRIKLGFTQGDVGLAMGKLYGNDFSQTTISRFEALNLSFKNMCKLKPLLEKWLNDAETMSIDSTLPSPSSLSSSSLGFDGVPGRRRKKRTSIETNVRVALERAFMTNQKPTSEEILLIAEQLNMEKEVIRVWFCNRRQKEKRINPSSATPPLPSQPPTAPPTHKQPCYSPHMMSSQLSQAVTSLSTTVTTMSPVCPLTSSLTSTHPSLSSAPSPVTPPPPPRSTASPATPSHSTLNLNTGLWRMGKKNGDVSNYITDFAANLRNTVMGVNTGMNQALLGNNPLATIQALAASGGQLPLSSLEGGSKVMLGASGCQGGGLPSSLFLNHPALLHMGQNPGAGLISAAIAKASQPSPFPLASSISPTPCSPSPCSSPASSCSSSEMAHSPPSLGGAKIE is encoded by the exons ATATCAGGATGTCAAAGGCACTAGAGGTGGAGAAAGTAGGGGCTGACTCACCATTGGAGGGCACAG ATTCAGAGCGGAATGGACCTGAATCAAATCACCAG AATAAGATGGAGGAGTGTGGTGAGATGTCCCCGGCCCTCTCTCACGGCCCGACCCCCTCACAGACGGCCCTGCAACATACACAGCTCATGCTTACCGGCTCCCAACTAGCAGGG TTGACAGCTCTGTtgccagcacagcagcagttGTTGCTGCAGCAGGCTCAGGCGCAGCTCCTGGCTGCAGCTGTGCAGCAGTCCAGTGCAGCCCACGCCGCTCATGCTGCCCACGCAGCCGCCCAAGCCAATCAGCAAGCTCAGGCAGCCGCAGCAGCGAATCAGCaagcccagcagcagcagacggGACAAACAGGGCAGCAGGCCCAGTCGCAGTcccagagacagggacagagcacacaggaacagacagCCCAAAGTGTTCCTgtcccacctcctccaccccagCTCACCCTCTCCCAGCCAATCCAGCTCACCGCCCAG GACATCCAGCAGTTGCTGCAGCTTCAGCAGTTGGTGTTGGTGCCCGGCCACCCGCTCCCATCTCCTGCCCAGTTCCTCCTCCCACAGGCACAGCAGGGCCAGCAAG GACTCCTATCGACACCAAATCTTATTCCGCTACCTCAGCAAAACCAAGGGAGCCTGCTGTCCGCTCCAACTAGAATGGGACTCCAAGCACAG CGAGATAAGAGTATGGAGGTGAGCGGTGGTGGAGGCATGACCACAGTGTCCTCAGTGACCTCTCACCCCGAAGAGCCCAGTGACCTGGAGGAACTGGAACAATTTGCCCGCACTTTCAAACAGAGACGCATCAAACTGGGCTTCACACAG GGAGATGTTGGCTTGGCCATGGGGAAGCTGTATGGCAATGACTTCAGTCAGACCACAATCTCCCGCTTTGAAGCCCTCAACCTGAGCTTTAAGAACATGTGCAAGCTGAAGCCACTGCTGGAGAAGTGGCTCAATGATGCAG AGACCATGTCCATAGACAGTACCCTGCCCAGCCCCAgctccctgtcctcctcctctctgggcTTCGACGGCGTTCCTGGTCGCCGCAGAAAGAAGAGAACCAGCATTGAGACAAATGTACGTGTGGCCCTGGAACGCGCATTCATGACG AACCAGAAGCCTACCTCAGAAGAGATCCTGCTGATCGCCGAGCAGCTCAATATGGAGAAGGAGGTGATCCGGGTCTGGTTCTGCAACCGCCGGCAGAAAGAGAAACGCATCAATCCCTCCAGTGCCACCCCTCCCCTGCCCAGCCAGCCCCCCACTGCCCCGCCAACGCACAAACAGCCCTGCTACAGCCCTCACATG ATGTCTAGCCAGCTGTCCCAGGCCGTGACCAGTCTCAGCACAACAGTGACCACCATGTCCCCTGTCTGCCCTCTGACTTCCAGCCTCACCTCCACCCACCCCTCCCTCAGCTCCGCACCCTCCCCAgtgactcctcctcctcccccccgcAGCACAGCCAGCCCAGCCACTCCCAGCCACAGCACACTCAACCTTAACACAGG CTTATGGCGTATGGGTAAAAAGAACGGTGACGTGTCTAACTACATCACCGATTTTGCTGCAAACTTGAG GAACACTGTGATGGGAGTTAACACAGGGATGAACCAAGCCCTCCTAGGTAACAATCCCTTGGCCACTAtccaag cCCTAGCAGCCAGTGGTGGCCAGCTGCCTCTTTCCAGTCTTGAGGGGGGCAGTAAGGTGATGCTGGGGGCCTCTGGGTGCCAGGGAGGGggcctcccctcctccctcttcctcaaCCACCCCGCCCTCCTCCACATGGGCCAGAACCCCGGCGCTGGACTGATCAGCGCCGCCATAGCCAAAGCCTCCCAGCCCTCCCCCTTCCCCTTGGCCAGCAGCATCAGCCCCACcccctgctccccctccccctgCTCCAGCCCCgcctcttcctgctcctccaGCGAAATGGCACACAGCCCGCCCTCTCTGGGCGGAGCCAAGATTGAGTGA
- the pou2f2a gene encoding POU domain, class 2, transcription factor 2 isoform X1, which produces MFVPLPVPFVFQRTAPDLNAWRLKSPLAPRSNSDIRMSKALEVEKVGADSPLEGTDSERNGPESNHQAQSMKVNPFPLSPTLSSSKNKMEECGEMSPALSHGPTPSQTALQHTQLMLTGSQLAGLTALLPAQQQLLLQQAQAQLLAAAVQQSSAAHAAHAAHAAAQANQQAQAAAAANQQAQQQQTGQTGQQAQSQSQRQGQSTQEQTAQSVPVPPPPPQLTLSQPIQLTAQDIQQLLQLQQLVLVPGHPLPSPAQFLLPQAQQGQQGLLSTPNLIPLPQQNQGSLLSAPTRMGLQAQRDKSMEVSGGGGMTTVSSVTSHPEEPSDLEELEQFARTFKQRRIKLGFTQGDVGLAMGKLYGNDFSQTTISRFEALNLSFKNMCKLKPLLEKWLNDAETMSIDSTLPSPSSLSSSSLGFDGVPGRRRKKRTSIETNVRVALERAFMTNQKPTSEEILLIAEQLNMEKEVIRVWFCNRRQKEKRINPSSATPPLPSQPPTAPPTHKQPCYSPHMMSSQLSQAVTSLSTTVTTMSPVCPLTSSLTSTHPSLSSAPSPVTPPPPPRSTASPATPSHSTLNLNTGLWRMGKKNGDVSNYITDFAANLRNTVMGVNTGMNQALLGNNPLATIQALAASGGQLPLSSLEGGSKVMLGASGCQGGGLPSSLFLNHPALLHMGQNPGAGLISAAIAKASQPSPFPLASSISPTPCSPSPCSSPASSCSSSEMAHSPPSLGGAKIE; this is translated from the exons ATATCAGGATGTCAAAGGCACTAGAGGTGGAGAAAGTAGGGGCTGACTCACCATTGGAGGGCACAG ATTCAGAGCGGAATGGACCTGAATCAAATCACCAG GCTCAGTCAATGAAAGTCAATCCCTTTCCTCTTTCACCAACCCTGAGCAGCAGCAAA AATAAGATGGAGGAGTGTGGTGAGATGTCCCCGGCCCTCTCTCACGGCCCGACCCCCTCACAGACGGCCCTGCAACATACACAGCTCATGCTTACCGGCTCCCAACTAGCAGGG TTGACAGCTCTGTtgccagcacagcagcagttGTTGCTGCAGCAGGCTCAGGCGCAGCTCCTGGCTGCAGCTGTGCAGCAGTCCAGTGCAGCCCACGCCGCTCATGCTGCCCACGCAGCCGCCCAAGCCAATCAGCAAGCTCAGGCAGCCGCAGCAGCGAATCAGCaagcccagcagcagcagacggGACAAACAGGGCAGCAGGCCCAGTCGCAGTcccagagacagggacagagcacacaggaacagacagCCCAAAGTGTTCCTgtcccacctcctccaccccagCTCACCCTCTCCCAGCCAATCCAGCTCACCGCCCAG GACATCCAGCAGTTGCTGCAGCTTCAGCAGTTGGTGTTGGTGCCCGGCCACCCGCTCCCATCTCCTGCCCAGTTCCTCCTCCCACAGGCACAGCAGGGCCAGCAAG GACTCCTATCGACACCAAATCTTATTCCGCTACCTCAGCAAAACCAAGGGAGCCTGCTGTCCGCTCCAACTAGAATGGGACTCCAAGCACAG CGAGATAAGAGTATGGAGGTGAGCGGTGGTGGAGGCATGACCACAGTGTCCTCAGTGACCTCTCACCCCGAAGAGCCCAGTGACCTGGAGGAACTGGAACAATTTGCCCGCACTTTCAAACAGAGACGCATCAAACTGGGCTTCACACAG GGAGATGTTGGCTTGGCCATGGGGAAGCTGTATGGCAATGACTTCAGTCAGACCACAATCTCCCGCTTTGAAGCCCTCAACCTGAGCTTTAAGAACATGTGCAAGCTGAAGCCACTGCTGGAGAAGTGGCTCAATGATGCAG AGACCATGTCCATAGACAGTACCCTGCCCAGCCCCAgctccctgtcctcctcctctctgggcTTCGACGGCGTTCCTGGTCGCCGCAGAAAGAAGAGAACCAGCATTGAGACAAATGTACGTGTGGCCCTGGAACGCGCATTCATGACG AACCAGAAGCCTACCTCAGAAGAGATCCTGCTGATCGCCGAGCAGCTCAATATGGAGAAGGAGGTGATCCGGGTCTGGTTCTGCAACCGCCGGCAGAAAGAGAAACGCATCAATCCCTCCAGTGCCACCCCTCCCCTGCCCAGCCAGCCCCCCACTGCCCCGCCAACGCACAAACAGCCCTGCTACAGCCCTCACATG ATGTCTAGCCAGCTGTCCCAGGCCGTGACCAGTCTCAGCACAACAGTGACCACCATGTCCCCTGTCTGCCCTCTGACTTCCAGCCTCACCTCCACCCACCCCTCCCTCAGCTCCGCACCCTCCCCAgtgactcctcctcctcccccccgcAGCACAGCCAGCCCAGCCACTCCCAGCCACAGCACACTCAACCTTAACACAGG CTTATGGCGTATGGGTAAAAAGAACGGTGACGTGTCTAACTACATCACCGATTTTGCTGCAAACTTGAG GAACACTGTGATGGGAGTTAACACAGGGATGAACCAAGCCCTCCTAGGTAACAATCCCTTGGCCACTAtccaag cCCTAGCAGCCAGTGGTGGCCAGCTGCCTCTTTCCAGTCTTGAGGGGGGCAGTAAGGTGATGCTGGGGGCCTCTGGGTGCCAGGGAGGGggcctcccctcctccctcttcctcaaCCACCCCGCCCTCCTCCACATGGGCCAGAACCCCGGCGCTGGACTGATCAGCGCCGCCATAGCCAAAGCCTCCCAGCCCTCCCCCTTCCCCTTGGCCAGCAGCATCAGCCCCACcccctgctccccctccccctgCTCCAGCCCCgcctcttcctgctcctccaGCGAAATGGCACACAGCCCGCCCTCTCTGGGCGGAGCCAAGATTGAGTGA